From one Candidatus Latescibacter sp. genomic stretch:
- a CDS encoding F0F1 ATP synthase subunit epsilon — protein MSEASTFRLEIITPERVLVSEDVDSIVATGAQGEFQILPGHTQFLTSLKVGPLVYDKGGKKYYLSVSGGFCEVMPDRTVILARTAEPADSIDKARALVAKERAAKRLAAKKEVPIDEERAKLALLRALNRLHVADFI, from the coding sequence ATGAGCGAAGCGAGTACATTCCGCCTGGAAATCATTACACCGGAACGGGTACTGGTTTCCGAAGATGTGGATTCTATTGTCGCCACGGGGGCTCAGGGTGAATTCCAGATTCTTCCCGGACATACCCAGTTCCTGACCAGCCTCAAAGTCGGCCCTCTGGTTTATGACAAGGGCGGGAAAAAGTATTATCTGAGCGTATCAGGGGGATTCTGCGAAGTCATGCCCGACCGAACAGTCATTCTGGCGAGGACTGCTGAACCGGCCGATTCCATTGACAAGGCGAGAGCACTGGTGGCCAAAGAAAGGGCTGCGAAACGCCTGGCTGCGAAGAAGGAAGTGCCTATTGATGAAGAACGGGCCAAGCTGGCTCTCCTTCGGGCGCTCAACCGCCTGCATGTGGCGGATTTTATATAA
- the hisB gene encoding imidazoleglycerol-phosphate dehydratase HisB, with protein MARSAIWKRKTKETDITLSITLDGAGESVVHTGIGFFDHMLILFARHGFFDLTVDCRGDTQVDYHHSVEDVGISLGQAFNEALGDKSGIARYGYAYVPMEYALARAVVDISGRSALDYRVNAGVEKIGAFDIELVPEFFKAFSDNARINLHLDLIKSSNGHHDIEAVFKAFARALADAVRLDARVKGQHSSKGML; from the coding sequence ATGGCGAGATCGGCGATCTGGAAACGAAAAACGAAAGAAACGGATATCACGCTCTCCATAACCCTCGATGGCGCCGGAGAGTCGGTAGTGCACACGGGGATCGGATTTTTCGATCATATGCTCATCCTGTTTGCCCGGCATGGATTTTTTGATCTGACAGTGGACTGTAGAGGGGATACCCAGGTTGATTATCACCATTCCGTGGAGGATGTGGGCATCTCGCTCGGGCAGGCGTTCAATGAGGCGCTAGGTGATAAATCCGGTATTGCCCGGTACGGTTATGCGTATGTGCCGATGGAGTATGCGCTGGCCCGTGCGGTTGTAGACATTTCCGGCCGGAGCGCCCTGGATTACCGGGTAAATGCGGGAGTGGAGAAGATCGGCGCCTTTGATATCGAGCTGGTTCCCGAATTCTTTAAAGCGTTTTCGGATAACGCCCGTATCAATCTTCACCTCGATCTGATCAAATCTTCGAACGGTCACCATGATATCGAGGCGGTGTTCAAGGCTTTTGCGCGCGCCCTTGCCGATGCCGTTCGTCTCGATGCGCGGGTGAAAGGTCAGCACAGCAGCAAAGGAATGCTGTAA
- the hisC gene encoding histidinol-phosphate transaminase: protein MKNDTVINRVKPEVRAISAYTLREYEYEIKINQNENPYDVPRTLKKEILDFALERSWSRYPPFVPEELKERLAAYAGWKPEGVLVGNGSNEIILALLTVFLAPGKKLVIPTPTFTLYRLIGAVVGADVISVPLNKDYTFDCEVLEERFLREGDMLVICSPNNPTGCLYPVSRITGILEKTSAPVVIDEAYFEFSGETAAGLLREYSNLIVLRTFSKAFSLAGLRVGYGLMNPELAREVGKAKLPYNINFLSIAAAMKLLNSYKQLEASVKDIIREREPLIQAMNQIEGVTAYPSRANFILFETPFAPKKIFEKLLAEGILIRDVSSYPMLEKALRVSVSTQSDNRRFLNSLTRIMNELKDER from the coding sequence ATGAAAAACGATACGGTAATTAACAGGGTGAAACCAGAAGTGCGGGCGATCTCGGCCTACACTCTTCGTGAATACGAGTACGAGATCAAAATCAATCAGAACGAGAACCCGTACGATGTCCCCCGTACGCTGAAGAAGGAAATTCTTGATTTCGCGCTGGAGAGGAGCTGGTCGCGCTATCCGCCGTTTGTTCCGGAAGAACTTAAGGAGCGTCTGGCTGCCTATGCCGGTTGGAAACCGGAAGGAGTGCTGGTGGGAAACGGGTCAAATGAGATCATTCTCGCTCTCCTCACCGTGTTCCTTGCGCCGGGGAAAAAACTGGTGATACCTACGCCGACATTCACTCTCTACCGCCTTATCGGTGCGGTTGTCGGCGCGGATGTGATTTCTGTTCCGCTGAACAAGGATTATACATTCGATTGCGAGGTTCTGGAGGAACGATTTCTCCGTGAGGGTGATATGCTCGTCATCTGCTCTCCCAACAACCCTACGGGATGCCTGTATCCCGTATCACGGATTACCGGAATTCTGGAAAAAACGAGCGCGCCGGTGGTTATAGATGAGGCGTACTTCGAGTTTTCCGGTGAAACTGCGGCAGGCTTGCTTAGAGAATATTCCAACCTGATAGTGCTTCGCACTTTTTCAAAAGCCTTTTCCCTTGCCGGCCTTCGTGTTGGATACGGCCTCATGAACCCCGAACTGGCCAGGGAAGTAGGGAAGGCCAAGCTTCCCTACAACATAAACTTTTTATCCATTGCAGCCGCCATGAAACTTTTAAACAGCTATAAACAACTGGAAGCCTCCGTTAAAGATATTATCAGAGAACGTGAACCTCTGATTCAGGCGATGAACCAAATCGAGGGAGTGACCGCCTACCCGAGCCGCGCCAATTTCATCCTGTTCGAAACTCCCTTTGCGCCAAAAAAGATATTTGAAAAATTACTTGCAGAAGGGATACTTATCCGCGATGTATCTTCATATCCAATGCTTGAGAAAGCCCTTCGGGTATCGGTTTCCACTCAATCCGATAACCGTCGATTTCTGAATTCTCTTACCCGGATAATGAACGAACTGAAAGATGAGAGGTAA
- the hisD gene encoding histidinol dehydrogenase, translating to MKIVEYSPELLPKLSALADTAFDPEIERHVKTIIQDVRKRGDAAVIEYTSRFDSVDIASIERVSQSEMHDLHARVDADFLLALREAIKNVRRFHAEQVRESYWIEGGNGVKLGMRYTPLSSVGLYVPGGAAAYPSTIVMNAVPAQVAGVERIVAVTPPARFRENPHVAAAFVELGLEEIYTVGGAQAVAALAYGTESIQRVDKIVGPGNMYVAVAKKLVYGVVDIDMIAGPSEIVVVADETANPAYAAADLLSQAEHGSGMEKVMLLTTSQDFALAVNDELKRQVEELSRSACIKEVLDRNEIIIVRNLDEAADAVNAIAPEHLELMVEKPYDLLEKIKNAGAVFLGEYSPEPVSDYFAGPNHVLPTSGAARYASPLGVYDFQKCMNVVEYTREAILKNGGKIDRLARAEGFDAHARAVTIRMKDEIKKI from the coding sequence ATGAAAATTGTGGAATACTCCCCAGAATTGCTACCGAAGCTTTCCGCGCTTGCCGATACAGCTTTTGACCCGGAAATCGAGCGGCATGTAAAGACTATCATCCAGGACGTTCGCAAGCGCGGCGATGCAGCAGTTATCGAATATACCAGCCGCTTCGACAGTGTGGATATCGCCTCCATCGAGCGTGTAAGTCAAAGCGAGATGCATGATCTCCATGCCCGGGTCGATGCTGATTTCCTGCTTGCGCTCCGTGAGGCCATAAAAAATGTCCGCCGTTTTCATGCCGAACAGGTCCGGGAGTCATATTGGATCGAAGGCGGAAACGGAGTAAAACTCGGGATGCGGTATACTCCGCTCTCTTCCGTGGGCCTGTATGTTCCGGGGGGCGCGGCCGCCTATCCATCCACTATTGTGATGAATGCGGTTCCGGCTCAGGTTGCCGGTGTGGAGCGGATCGTGGCGGTTACCCCGCCGGCGCGTTTCCGTGAAAATCCCCATGTGGCGGCGGCGTTTGTGGAACTGGGTCTTGAAGAAATTTACACTGTCGGAGGCGCGCAGGCGGTTGCTGCGCTTGCTTATGGAACGGAGAGCATTCAACGGGTGGACAAAATCGTCGGGCCGGGAAATATGTATGTCGCTGTCGCCAAAAAGCTCGTTTACGGTGTGGTGGATATCGACATGATTGCCGGACCATCCGAGATAGTGGTAGTGGCGGATGAAACGGCGAATCCCGCCTATGCCGCCGCTGATCTCCTCAGCCAGGCCGAGCACGGGAGCGGAATGGAGAAGGTTATGCTCCTGACCACGTCACAGGATTTTGCTCTCGCTGTAAACGATGAGCTGAAACGCCAGGTTGAGGAACTCAGCCGTTCGGCATGCATTAAAGAGGTTCTTGACCGGAATGAAATCATCATTGTCAGGAATCTTGACGAGGCCGCCGATGCGGTGAATGCGATTGCGCCCGAACACCTGGAGTTGATGGTGGAAAAACCGTATGACCTGCTGGAAAAGATAAAGAACGCCGGGGCGGTGTTCCTTGGAGAATATTCTCCGGAGCCGGTTTCGGACTATTTTGCCGGGCCGAACCATGTGCTGCCCACTTCGGGCGCCGCACGGTATGCCTCGCCGCTTGGAGTGTACGATTTCCAGAAATGTATGAATGTGGTTGAATATACCCGTGAGGCAATCTTGAAAAACGGCGGTAAGATTGACCGTCTTGCCCGCGCCGAGGGTTTCGATGCCCACGCCCGCGCGGTGACAATAAGGATGAAGGACGAAATAAAAAAAATCTGA
- the hisG gene encoding ATP phosphoribosyltransferase, with the protein MNKIKLGLPKGSLQESTFDLFKKAGYRIRLSDRSYVPSIDDPELEGLLIRAQEMAHYVEDGVLDAGITGQDWVQEYESDVIEVSRLLYARGGFVPVRWIVAVPEDSEIRDISQLAGKRIATELVNYTKRYFKDRGIEAHIEFSWGATEVKPPELADAIVDVTVTGSSLRANNLRIIDTILESTTVLVMNRAAYADRWKREKVENLALLLQGALNAEFKVGLKMNLPAAKLEELSALLPSLQNPTVSHLKDPGWLAIEVIIDEAKVRELIPVLKKHGAEGIIEYPLNKVIY; encoded by the coding sequence ATGAATAAAATAAAACTGGGTCTCCCCAAAGGGAGTCTCCAGGAATCCACATTCGATCTTTTCAAAAAAGCAGGTTACCGGATTCGGCTTTCCGATCGCTCCTATGTCCCTAGTATCGATGACCCCGAGCTGGAAGGTCTTCTCATCCGCGCGCAGGAGATGGCCCACTATGTGGAGGACGGCGTACTTGACGCCGGTATTACCGGCCAGGACTGGGTACAGGAATACGAATCCGATGTGATCGAGGTTTCCAGGCTCCTGTATGCACGTGGAGGGTTTGTCCCCGTGCGCTGGATAGTGGCGGTTCCGGAAGATTCCGAAATCAGGGATATTTCCCAGTTAGCCGGAAAGCGTATCGCCACCGAGCTGGTGAATTATACAAAAAGATATTTCAAGGATCGAGGAATCGAAGCGCATATCGAGTTCAGCTGGGGGGCGACTGAAGTCAAGCCTCCGGAGCTGGCTGACGCCATAGTGGATGTCACGGTTACCGGGTCCTCCCTTCGCGCCAACAATCTCAGGATTATAGATACCATCCTGGAATCCACCACGGTGCTGGTGATGAATCGCGCCGCTTACGCCGACCGGTGGAAACGTGAGAAGGTGGAAAATCTCGCCCTGCTCCTTCAGGGGGCGCTCAACGCCGAGTTCAAGGTCGGTTTGAAAATGAATCTGCCCGCCGCAAAGCTTGAAGAGCTTTCCGCTCTCCTGCCCAGCCTGCAGAATCCCACGGTTTCCCATCTCAAGGATCCGGGGTGGCTGGCAATCGAAGTCATTATCGATGAGGCGAAAGTGCGCGAGCTGATTCCGGTGCTCAAGAAACACGGCGCCGAGGGAATCATCGAGTACCCTCTGAACAAGGTAATCTATTGA